The sequence ATGTATGTGTTGGTAGAGGGGGTTGGGGCAAGTGGTTTTCACAGGACAGATTTTCAATACGTAGTTTTTCTTTTCTTCCCAAAAACTTGTTGTTGCGAACTTTGGAAGACTGGGGCAGTGTTGCTGTAACCTAGCAACCTATCCATATGGCCCATCACCAATACCCCAGTGTAAGATTTGATAACTTGGCAGGCCAGAGGAACTCTTTCCCTGTTGGACCTGAGAGAGGCTTTGGCGGGAGGAGGTCAAATGTTTAGGAccttgcagatagaaatgtaatGAATAGAGCTAACTGTTCTACATGACAGACAAACATGTTCTACACAATATATTTTTGTAAAGAAATGGCCATCTGTGAATGCAGTGGAGCCAGAGTAACAGCTGTGCAGACTAAACCAGTCTTGGGGGATTACACAGGGTTTGTGCATGTAATTTTGATTTAGACATGGCTGACAGTGTTACAATATGGTAGTAAATCTGTGAGAGAGTGGCTGCCCATATTGTAGTTAGGCAATGTGCTCTACATTTTAACCACTTAGGCAATGGatgcagagagacaggtagaggcaAACCTTGCTCCTGGCAAGATGGTCAGCCACGCTGTCTATGGACAGAGCGATCATCTTGACGTTGCGTTTCTTAAACTCAAAGTTGATCTTGGCAGCACAGGCCAGTTCTGTGGTACACACTGGAGTAAAGTCCTGGGTGTGGGAGAACAGGACTCCCCATCTGGAGGAGAGAAGCTATCAGTAGGTCTCAAGACAGAGTAGAGGAAATACCAGTCCAAATGCTCTGCAGCCAGAGAGCAAGAAGTGGGTAGGGGTGGGAACAGACTCAGGCCTAAAACATTACACAGTGTTCGTGTTTCACTTTAGCCGTTAACACGTCGGACTACGTAAAGGCAGGTGGATGGAAAGACTGAAAATTATGTGACCAGTCTTTGGAATATTTGGTTAATCAATGATGCAACAGTGTGTGGAGTGTGTAAGTGTGAAGAAAATAACAGGAAAACTTGTGGTACTGGTAACAGATGCTTCATAGAACCACACCTTTTTAGTATCATGTTACATCAAAACAATAGACTGGGTCATGGGCTATTAAAGCAAACTCTCTAAACATtgctctcctcccatcccttcaCCACTCATTGTGTCAGACTGGGACAAAATTATTCAAAGTAGTGTAACAGGTGGTCTTtggtaggacaggtcaggacagTAATTGTGACCACCGTCTGATGTTTTTACTGAAGTACCACAATTTACACATCATTCTGTATTCAGTGTTGgagagtagtgaactacatgtaggTTAACTAGTAATTTAATTACATTTTGAGGTAACTCCCTCTGTTTGAGCCAAGTGTTTGAGTAACTAAACTAgccagctgcatttgctagctaagtaagtgaaaatttaaaaaacaaacagcaTATCtagcttctccttcattttttaaAGAAATTAATTCGTTAAAAactgttgtctttctctctttgagtcaactactcagcACATGTTATGCACTTCAGTGCTAgatagctgtagcttatgctttcagtactaaattaattctctgatcctttgatttcATGTTCATGGTGTAAGATcgctgataggttggaggacgtcctgtgtaagtctatggaagggggtgagaaccaagagcctcctaggttttgaagTCAATGCACCaagaggatggaagctagctgaCCTCCGGCTACATCATGCTGCAGAGTGTTGTTGAGGCTACtgcagaccttcattgcaaaacagtgtcctttaataaattatttggtgaatATATTTAGTCTAGTTTTCAATGTTTAACCATTTTTAATTTTAAGAAATTCagtgaggatggtcctccccttcatctgaggagcctccactggcctGTATCTATCCTCAgtataacatcaaagatcctggAAAGAGTTGACATGAGCAAATTTATGAATGTCAACAAAGTCTAATGTGTGATTTTCAGTCGTGTTTGTCTACTTTACGTGACTGACTTCATCAGGAAAGAGATTGATAAGGGAAATATCTGTGGAATGGTACTGCTTGACCTGCAGAAGGTTAACCACTGTCTCCCAATCTCCAAactggaaagggaaagggggttaGCAAGTGGTAGAGGTTAATGGTTCACTGTCTAAGGCAAAACCAATGAGTTGTGGCATTCCACAGGGGAGCGTGGTTGGGTCTCTTCTATTTTTACTGTATAAAAAATGTGTGTTCTTGCCATCTTTTCCTTTATGCAGATGACTCTACTCTTCTGGTGTCTCACAAAAGTAAAACTATGTTGGAGCGCATACTTAGCACAGAGCTTACTAACATTAGCAAATGGCTTTGAGCTAATACGCTATCTCTACACTTAGGTAAACCGGAGGCAATTATTTTTGGGTTCAGACCTAAATTGTGTAGGTCCTCTGAAATCAGAGTGAAGTTAGGAGGTGAGGTGCGGCCTACTAAAACCTCTGTTAGCTACCTTGTATGTATCCTCTATGGAAACTTGGGAGGTGTGAGCATGGCCACTAAAGTGCTAGGGAAGGGTAATACCAGGACTAAGTTTTGGGCTAGAAAGTCCAAGCTGCATGACAAGAACTCCATGAGAGCGCCAGCCACTGCCCCAATTCAATGCCATTTTGACTACTTTAGTACTTCCTGGTTCGAGCTAGCCCAGAATAAGCTGATCGGGGTAGTATTGAAGGTGAGTCTACGTACTCACATAGACAGGAGCAGCTTTCAGGAACTTaactggctgcctgttgaggGTGTCTTAGAtcagactgggttaggtttacaggagtatttatgGTTCTGCACCGAGATATCTAAGTGATTACTTTCCCCATGCTAAAGTtgcacacaatcacagcaccTGATCAGGTGTTGCTAATGTGTGCTTCTACAGGTTCAGGAGTAATGCTGGGAAGGTACTTTCTTGTATACTGGAGCCTCAGAGTGGAATGAGTTGCCTCTGCCCACAAAAAGGACATCCTCTCTGCGAAGCTTTAAAAATAATGTAAAAAAACTGCCCATATGAATGTACCCTACGATGTAACTgcaatgatagatagttgttctttgtttttatgttttattatCTCGCTGTCATACTGTGTTCAACAGTGTTCAATCTTGCCTAGCCATCTTGTTTCAAGAGGACCACattggaaataagtcccagactttgtCATATCGTAGATGACTTTGCTTAAGCTTTTTCAagttgtgtgtttttttaaatggtcgGATTAATAAactatacaaaataaaaatactttGGATGGTCACCTGGCTCGGAGACAAAAGTGAATTGAAGCACACACTCCTAAACAATGGCAACCTTGTCTGGTCAGTCACACACTCTCAGTGCAGGCTGGTTTAACACACTGGTGCTATTGTGTTCCTCTAAACGATTGACTGACATTTTAATAGTGATTGAGGGACAACATCTTTTGTGTGACCTCTAGCCTCCACGGTTTTAGGATCTGATATGGGATCAGCGTTCTCCACTTTCCATATGACCCCGAACCACGGATTTACATGTTAAAAACTGAAACTGGCAATGGAACTGAAACTGTCGTGGCAATGAGCATGCAGCCAAGCAAGTATATTTGTTTATTGTCTGTATGTCGAATGTTATACAAACACACCATCAGTGAATTAGGCTACTGATTATGCAATTGATGACAGTCTGCTGCAGATACAAAATAACagttcaaatcaaaatgtatttattttatttcagcctccagtacatttacatttaagtcatttagcagacgctcttatccacagtagtttgtgtcgggggctagggtcagtttgttatatctggagtacttctcctgtcttacccggtgtcctgtgtgaatttaagtatgctctctctaattctctctttctctctttctttctctctcttggaggacctgagccctaggaccatgcctcaggactacctggcatgatgactccttgctgtccccagtccacctggccgtgctgctgctccagtttcaactgttctgcatgcggctatggaaccctgaactgttcaccggacgtgctagctgtcccagacctgctgttttcaactctttagagacagcaggagtggtagagatactcttaatgatcatctatgaaaagccaactgacatttactcctgaggtgctgacttgctgcaccctcgacaactactgtgattattattatttgaacatgctggtcatttatgaacatttgaacatcatggccatattctgttataatctccacccggcacagccagaagaggactggccacccctcattgcctggttcctctctaggtttcttcctaggttttggcctttctagggctagtttttcctagccatcgtgcttctacacctgcattgcttgctgtttggggttttaggctgggtttctgtacagcactttgagatatcagctgatgtacgaagggctttataaatacatttgatttgacaaaaTAACAGTTGAGGTACAGGTAGGCTACCGCAGATCATCACACCGACTTGTTTAGCCTACAACAGGTAGCACTATCTAGTTTCCTAGGAAGTCATGGAATTTGATCTTCCCGATGGTTGTTTCGGCTTCGAAGTTGGGGAATTAGTCTCCTAGCAGTATCCCAGGCATGGTCCTCTCTCAGCGGCGAGGAGACGTGATATAGATGTTATATGGTTTCCACTAGTTataacagccacaaagtcaaaattggctgtaTCGTAAAAACGTTAAGGTTCTTCATTTAAGGTTATGGCTAAGCTAAtgttaaaataacattttaataatataaattgtagaaatagttGGGATtactgactttgtggctgtagtaGGTTATATGCTAGGTAACCTAATGTAGCAGACATAAAATAGGCTCTGGCTCATATCTGTGCCATTTATAGCATCAGTGACTGCATGGGCAGCGCCAGTGAGATCATTTTTATTTTGaagtagtccattttcttcttcACAATTggttgatccctcctgatgacccagTTGGTCACTAGAAAGGATCAGCTAATGAAGTTGGTAGTCCCACTCAGTTGACTACATAAATGCCGATGCAAATAGGCCTTTTGGCTCTATGTCTaggccagggtttcccaaactcggtcctgagGCTGCTCCTGGGAgcacgttttgttttttgccTGCGCACTACACAACTGATTCAAATAATTAAAGCTTGATTatgagttgattatttgaatcagctgtgtagtgctggggcaaaaaccaaaacgtgcacccagggggatccaggaccgagtttgggaaaccctggtctaTACACATGGCCCTGAATGAATGGACAACAGAAGAGAGATTTACTTGTATGTAAAATCCCCCACCAATCAAAGCAGCGATCTCACTGAGGCAGAGGTGATTCGTGTAAAGTTTAAAATGCTTCCTTTTCATATATAAAGACATTTTGATTAAGATTACTAGCTAGCCCTAATAGAAAAATGTATTGCAGTCAATGCACTCTAAGCTTAGCCCTTTGGCATAGCCGTGGGGGGTAGGGGGGTTGCAGTACATCCTGAAAAATCATTTTTTGTATCTAATTATAGataagttgactaacaaatattctaccaaaatgtcagaaattataagcagaaacatcTAAATTAAGTATAGAAAAATTATCCCGCACCACCTGTTCAGGATAATGTGCTGTCTCCATCTGTACAGAGCATTTTCTATTGGCCTATTTGCAGGTTAGGGTTGGGTGCAGGACTCAGTTTCACTTCATCACATAGTCAGGCGGTTTCGGATGTGTTATTAACAAATGCGTGTGAACAAACGGCTGACCCGCGCATCACTagtaaacacgcacacacactcttcaGATGCTGGTGCCagattctctcacacacacacacttacaacgCTGGTGCCagattttcacacacacacacttacaatgCTGATGCTAGAAATACACATCCAGGGGGGATCAGGCAGAGTGCCATCTCTTGTCGTCACAAGTCTTCCAACGCTATGAACAGTCAGACACTAGAAGAGACAGAGAATGTCCCCtgttggtgtgtagtggtggtgtggtccTGGGGTGAAAGAGTGTCTGAATGTCTGCCTGTCTCACAGACAGAaaaataaacagacagagagttacagagagcgAGGGGTCCTCTGTGCAGTCTCTCATATCTCCCACCCCATTCTGCGTCTTCTCCCCTCAGCTCtcatctctttccccctctctctcatatctcccaCCCCATTCTGCGTCTTCTCCCCTCAGCTCtcatctctttccccctctctctcatatctcccaCCCCATTCTGCGTCTTCTCCCCTCAGCTCtcatctctttccccctctctctcatatctcccaCCCCATTCTGCGTCTTCTCCCCTCAGCTCtcatctctttccccctctctctcatatctcccaCCCCATTCTGCGTCTTCTCCCCTCAGCTCtcatctctttccccctctctctcatatctcccaCCCCATTCTGCGTCTTCTCCCCTCAGCTCtcatctctttccccctctctctcatatctcccaCCCCATTCTGCGTCTTCTCCCCTCAGCTCTCATATCTCCCACTCCATTCTGCGTCTTCTCCCCTCAGCTCTCATATCTCCCACCCCATTCTGCGTCTTCTCCCCTCAGCTCtcatctctttccccctctctctcatatctcccaCCCCATTCTGCGTCTTCTCCCCTCAGCTCTCATATCTCCCACCCCATTCTGCGTCTTCTCCCCTCAGCTCTCATTCTTGACCTGATCCTGGTTGGCATCGTGAAAGTGGTCGTCCGTCGGCGCCGCCCATCCCACAACTGCATGGACATGTTCGCCACCTTCTCCGTGGACTGCTACTCCTTCCCCCCGGGGCACGCCACCCGCGCAGCCATGTGTGCCCATTTCCTGCTGGTCCACTTGGTGCTGGCCACCCCCCTGCGGGTGCTTGTGTtcctgtggtctggtctggtggggCTGAGCCGGATGCTGCTGGGAAGACACAACATGACCGAGGTGCTGTTTGGCTTCCTGATGGGCTACTGCCAGTACAACCTGGTGGAGATGCTCTGGGTATCATCGCTGGGCATGCAGGGGCTCCTGGGGCTCATccaggggtgagaggagaggaggggatgggagggtgTGGTAGGTGGGAGACAGACGCCCTGTCCCAATATGTATGAAACATTGACCGATCCTGTCCCATACTGACACTGTGGTCACTCATCATTGCCTGTTCAAGACAAACAACTACAACAAAGCCTACCACGCACCAACCATCCACCCATATGTAACTGCAATCAGAAGTACCTAGGAGCAGGGTGCTCTTCCATACTGcgataaaagagagagggagtgagagaaagtgtgtgtctgtgtgcgtgtctcaGAGAGATGTGTTCTCAAAGGGGAGAATGAATGCTATAGGTTAAAATTTATGAATTGATTATGGTGTCTGTGGGGTGCTCTGAAAAGAGCAATGTAATTTATTTTAAACTTGTATGGTATAGAGcctcacagtggaggtgtcataacaGCCATAGAACCTtacggtcaaacagggaaatggttccaatcgtttttccaccactcATTTTTTCCCATACGaaattttagaaacacttcaaataagggctgtgtttaaATCTCTCTAATTATTAACGTTTACATTTTGGGGGCTAAatacaaggtgacttttatcaatatattcggctcTATTTGAAAATTTGacaatgctaattagcatcaaactagaacatcatgcaagactacaaaaCCCTGTAAGCTCCAGCaagtcatctctagctgacacctttgctaacaggtatcaaatcaaatcaaatgtatttgtcacatacacatggttagcagatgttaatgtgagtgtagtgaaatgcttgtgcttctagttccgacaatgcagtaataaccaacgagtaatctaaccaacaattccaaaactactaccttatacacacaagtgtgaagggataaagaatatgtacataaagatatatgaatgagtgatggtacagagcggtataggcaagatgcagtagatggtatcgagtacagtatatacatatgagatgagtatgtaaacaaagtggcatagtttaaagtggctagtgatacatgtattacataaagatgcagtagatgatatagagtacagtatatacgtatacatatgaagtaagtagcattgtttaaagtggctagtgatatattttacatcaattcccatcaattcccattattaaagtggctggagttgagtcagtgtgttggcagcagccactcaatgttagtggtggctgtttaacagtctgatggccttgagatagaagctgtttttcagtctctcggtcccagatttgatgcacctgtactgacctcgccttctagatgatagcggggtgaacagacagtggctcgggtggttgttgtccttgatgatctttatggccttccaatttaaaacttgcacaagaccattcacagaattgtccattttaaaaaatgtagccaatttattcattactatatttagctaacattagatagttagtTAATCTAGAGACTCTTACCTTTGCCTCGACTCGGCATTCTCGTCCacatcattacattacatttacatttaagtcatttagcagacgctcttatccagagcgacttacaaattggtgcgttcaccttaagacatccagtggaacagccactttacaatagtgcatctaaatcttttaaggggggtgagaaggattactttatcctgtcctaggtattcctgaaagaggtggggtttcaggtgtctccggaaggtggtgattgactccgctgtcctggcatcgtgagggagtttgttccaccattggggggccagagcagcgaacagttttgactgggctgcgcgggaactgtacttcctcagtggtagggaggcgagcaggccagaggtggatgaacgcagtgcccttgtttgggtgtagggcctgatcagagcctggaggtactgaggtgccgttcccctcacagctccgtaggcaagcaccatggtcttgtagcggatgcgagcttcaactggaagccagtggagagagcggaggagcggggtgacgtgagagaacttgggaataTACacatcatcatggcatttgtagttctttaagATTAGCTTTAAGATTAGCTAATTACTAACGTTTACATTttggggggtaaatacaggcaaatatattgataaaagtcaccttgtcctcgagcgatttacacggttatcaaaatgtcatgccaaggtaagcc is a genomic window of Oncorhynchus nerka isolate Pitt River linkage group LG24, Oner_Uvic_2.0, whole genome shotgun sequence containing:
- the LOC115108743 gene encoding polyisoprenoid diphosphate/phosphate phosphohydrolase PLPP6-like, coding for MGSATLISPTPFCVFSPQLSSLSPSLSYLPPHSASSPLSSHISHPILRLLPSALILDLILVGIVKVVVRRRRPSHNCMDMFATFSVDCYSFPPGHATRAAMCAHFLLVHLVLATPLRVLVFLWSGLVGLSRMLLGRHNMTEVLFGFLMGYCQYNLVEMLWVSSLGMQGLLGLIQG